One Coccinella septempunctata chromosome 1, icCocSept1.1, whole genome shotgun sequence DNA window includes the following coding sequences:
- the LOC123310243 gene encoding solute carrier family 66 member 3: MVRNEVSYLQLISDTLSVITILTCFILKIPQILRILKMKNAIGVSLIGLLMELSSYTVMMSYNFRNGYAILSYMEYPIILIQELILIICVMHYKKCYNIYGLIGSMCYFTCTIGLLSIVPKGVLTYLVPLCTPVGASSKVIQLIEIIRTKNSESVSLLTWFISAFTNFTRIFTIFVDSADAALLLNFSINVFLSTSVFLAAYIFKPSKIKKEK; this comes from the exons ATGGTCAGGAATGAAGTATCGTACTTACAACTGATATCTGATACCTTAAGTGTTATAACAATTTTAACATGTTTTATTCTGAAAATTCCCCAAATATTACGCATCCTAAAAATGAAGAATGCAATTGGCGTAAGCCTCATAGGTCTATTGATGGAACTTTCAAG CTATACAGTTATGATGTCGTATAACTTCCGAAATGGTTATGCCATATTATCCTATATGGAATATCCAATAATTCTTATACAAGAGCTGATACTCATTATCTGTGTAATGCATTATAAGAAATGTTACAATATATATGGCTTAATTGGCTCCATGTGTTATTTCACTTGCACTATAGGTTTATTATCAATTGTTCCTAAAGGAGTTCTCACTTACCTTGTG ccACTATGTACACCAGTTGGAGCATCATCCAAAGTCATCCAGTTAATTGAAATAATcagaacaaaaaattcagaatcAGTCAGTCTCCTCACTTGGTTTATTTCAGCATTCACCAACTTCA caaggATATTCACAATTTTTGTAGATTCTGCTGATGCAGCTCTTCTATTAAATTTCTCCATCAATGTTTTTCTCAGCACGTCAGTATTTTTAGCAGCATATATCTTCAAGCCATCCAAGATTAAGaaggaaaaataa